ACACGTTCCAACCCTACTCCGAAGCCACCATGTGGCGGTGCACCATATCTGGAAATTATCAAAATCAAGCAATTGGTTTTTgctaaacaattttttaattaccaGAGGTAAGTAGCAGGAGGCACAAACACATAATATGAGAAAAGAGTAAGAGGAGAAAAATAATACCTGAAAGAATCAATGTATGTAGATATTGTCTTCACATCAATGCCGCAAGCTGCTGCACGTTGTTCCAAAAATTCTGGTACATGAACACGCTGAGCTCCTGAAATTATCTCCTCACCTAAGGAACAAGGAACCCACAGTAATTCAAATCAGAACAGGAACAGAAACCAcagccatatatatatatatatatatatatatatatatatatatatatatatatatatatatatatatatatatatatatatatataagcatgACAATTAAACCAGACATACTAAATCAGTTGGACAAGATTGTCATGCCAATGCAATTTATGACAAAAAATCCTTGCCTACCTCGAATAAAGACATCAAACGAGTTGCTGTATGATGGATTGTCATAGCAAGGCATTGTATAAAATGGTCTTACAGCCAACGGATATCGATGAAGGATATAGAACTCTGTGCCATACCTACATACAGTAGCAGCAAACTAGCTTAAATAACAGGTCACGTTAAAGGATAATATTTGGTGGTAAAAAAAAGGTAAGAAAAGGACTTACTTCTCCAAGACTAGTTGACCCAATTTCCTTTCCGCTTCAGTATTCAAGTCACCAAAAGGTTCAATTTCTACTCCAACATCCTGCGCATAGCAAAACAAGCAGACTGAAAACTCCCACTATTCTACAGCTTAAGTCAACTTTGGGTTGAAGTTACGTTCAACGTGACTGAAATCTAACCATCACAACTCAGACTTTTTGGTGGATCTCACTTCTAAATCAACAGAGGTCCTTAAATGGGAAGTAGAACCCATCAAAACTAGTAATTTTCAACCAATTCTGGCAACTAGTAGATAGTGATAGAGAGGGTGTTCCTAGCaattattttgaactaaataGAATTTCAACTAGTAATGAAAAAGTGAAAGGATGAGCTTGAACAAAAAATAGCTTAATTATTTAGGTTTACATTACCATGGTCTCCCTgtgacatttatttataatataattttagaattgaggttaaacattattttaatgttcAAATATTGAATTGCATGACTTTTGCGAATTGTTTGTgcactaataataatatacagaTTAAAATGTGAGATATACTTAAAGTAGCACTTTAAACACCCCTTCCCTTCTTCTGTAGGTGTTATGAAATAGACAATAGAATAAAGATGTAAGATTCAGGCATCACCATCATCCTATCCACTTCTTTTATATACCACTTGCTAGTAAATTAAGTTAGGAATTTTAAACATACCTTGAGCATCTGAATCCCTTCTTCATATGTTAGGCGTAGTGTATTCCGCAGATACTGCACATTCGCAGGGCTATTGTCAGATCAGAAACAAGTAGCACAATATCTATTTACATCTCACATTGCACACTACATAACAATCGACTACATAAGATATTTATGATAATACAAAATAACCACCTTTAAAGGTTCAAACGGGTACTGAGACCCCACAGCTTCCAGATCTTTCTTACAATGTTGGTTCAAACTGTCAAACATTGCAACAAATAATCTATCAACTACATCCATAACCTGCCAAGAAACTCAAATCATCAGCAAATCATTCTAGTCCCTCAAATGTTTCATCAAATTTGCCAACAAGCCAAATATACCTCAAAATAATGCTTCTTAATCTCCATTTCAACATCAAGACCTGTAAACTCACACAGATGCCTGTGAGTGTAGGAATCTTCTGCTCTAAATACAGGACCAATCTCAAAAACACGGCCAAAATCTCCACATATAGACATTTGCTTGTGAAGCTGAGGTGACTGGGCCAGGCATGCAGGTTGGCCTTTGTAGTCAAGTCTGAAAACAGAAGCTCCACCCTCACTAGATCCAGCAATCAACTTTGGAGTGTGGATTTCACAAAAACCTTCAGATAATAAGAACTGTCTAAATGCCTGCACAATTAAgcaattaaaagttaatcaaacCATTCGGCTCAAAGTCCAACTACAATTGCATAGCTTAAGTGAGAGTCTCAGTAATCagtatgaaatttttatttcaataaacataaaattgaaGACCACTGTAATagctaaaataaatttataaagtcTTCAGAATATCATCGGagatacaaaaaataaattaatacattaGCAACGTGAGACTGAACACGGAAAATTCCTTGATTAGCTGGTGTTCGCACGTCAAGCACTCTGAAGTTCAACCGTGTGTCCTGATTAACCCGAACAAGTTGCTCACCAGCCTGCAGCCATTAACAAGCACATAAAGCAAGACCGAAACAATGACAACGCATTCGTCAAACAAAATCAGAGACACATAAACAGGAAACATCTTTAGTAAAGAGAACCTGAACAGCCTTCTCAATTTCAACCTCACTCCGAGCAGCATCCTCAAGATTGATCGGCAGAGTAGGCACAGCCCTACTGATACAATACAACTTCCTCACTTGAATTTCCACCTGCACCAACAAACCAAGCCATAAACACCACAAACTCCAAATTCAACCATTAATTTTAAACCTACAAGAAAAAGCAAACATGAAAATACGTATCTTCAAgtaacaatattttcaattgGCAATCACAATCTTCAAATCTAACCACTTATCTTAAATGTATCAAATCTTCAAATAAACagaattataacattatataccGAAAAATCCCattcaatatttttcatttttcatactAAAAAAAATGCGTGTCTTCAGAGTCTCTGTACACCTGCCACTACAGAGAGCATTGAATCGAAGAGGAACCAACGTAACCTACAGACTTTACAAACCCTAATAACTAGACAAACCTGCTGCGTGGCGCCTTTGATGGGAGCGGCGGGGATCGAAACAAGGCCTTCGACATCGACAATGGATTCGCGGTTGAGCGCGGCGGCGAACTTCACCATCTGCGGGCTCACCGTATCGGGCTGCGCCTGCACCAGACACTGAACCGTGTAGCCGTGTTCTCTTATGACCAAGAATGCCATCTTCTTCCCGACCGGTCGAATCGTCTGTGCCCTCCCTCGAATAAGCACCGTCTTGTTCTCCAGCGCAGCGCCGAGCGCCTCCACGCGGGTCCACTCGCCAACATCAGTGGGCGTCTTGGACTGCAGCTCGACGAGCGGCACATCGCCGTAGTTGGCAGCGAGGGGGTCAGCCTCGTCGACGGAGAGATTTGCAGTGGCGGCAGACGCGGCGGCGATTTCCTGGCGGCGACGAAGCTTGTCCTGCTTGGCGGCCTCCTTCTTGGCTGCCTTTTTGCTAATCTGGGCCTCCGATGCAGCGACGGCCGGGTCTTGGGACTCGGAAGACGACATCGTTTTGGTGTGCGAAATTCGGGTTTTGGGTTTACTAAAGACTTAGTTATAAGATTAAAATGTTGAGGCgatgaaataaaattgatagGTTTGTGGTTTTTTTAACTGAGGAAGAGAATATATATACTACGAAAGTGGATcgtatatttatgtaatttgaaaatGGAAATGCAAATCCGTGGTATTGGCACGCAGGCttcatactttttttcttctttctaacACTTTATAAAACAATGTCTTgctctattattttcttttcctttttctaaatttttctttttgtcaatCCCTGTTGGCtaggtttttcttttatcaaaaactaattaataaatcCTAACCACAACatcaaaaattacattaaagTTAAAACTTTGTAGTCAGTATAAAAAAGATGATGTTGAGTCGATTTTTTAACCAAACTACAAGTACGAattatttctttcctttctaAGATTTATGTAAGcaaaaaatatgttgaaaaactaccaatttaattcttttgagtgctttattttttattttatttttgttataattaactcaactgtaaatttttaatttataaatgatattgAGATGAATTATGTGCAGGAAAATATAacgaataaaaaataattaaataatataagtgtttttttaaaagaaatttgacaTGGCGTATAAGAGCAATTACTCGATGTTATGTTTATAAAGATATTGATAACTAGGTTGATGTTATTAGGGGTGATTTTAATCAAATCGAACCCTTACAGTATTTTGCataaggataatgatattttgacaacattttaacattatttacgtgttattctgtgattggtccaaaattactccacaatcaataataataatcataatgttggaagtctcacatcgactagtgataaggccaatttatagtttataagtgggcaaaccttaccttacaagccgattttgtggggttgagttaggctttaAACCCActactaacatggtatcagagtcatggttagagcctatcctagcgagttgtaagtgggcattctattcttctattccacccacTATCGgaccgttatcggaccacccaatttctactatcacgcacgagatgtctatacctcggcgtgaagggggtgtgttggaagtcccacatcgactagtgataaggccaattcatagtttataagtgggtgcaaacttcaccctacaagtcggttttgtggggttgagttaggctttaAACCCACTACTAATAATAAACACCAACaaggaccaatcacagaatgacatgtagatgatgttaaaatgttgttaaagtattGTTATCCTTTGCATAATTGTTTATGCATTTAATAGTTGTGTCGGTAAACTATAACGATTAACAATATTTTAGAGTTTTGTCTTACTTGGTGTGCACAGAATAATATTGTAGAGGACTATAAGCATTCATTAACTTATTGTTAttcattaacaatattttagaGTTTGTATCACAAAAAGAACATCATCGATCAAAGTTATCTTACTTAGTGTATACAGAACAATGTCGTTACATTATTGCATAGGACTAGAAGTATTCATTAACTTATGTCATCGACTAAAGGTAACTAAGTTGGTAAGTGATGGATTTCAATACATTGTTAAGGAATAAGTTATTAAATTTCTTCATATCATTAGACAATAACGTTAACAATCGAattgtttaattctttttctatCCGCTTGGGGAAATTGTTTCTCGACATTTTCATAATATGTTGAATGCAATTTTGATGTTGGAGAAATAATTCTTCATTAAACTATTTAGGATCGAAGTCGAACCTCATTTTAAACAAAAGTCAATTTTTTCCATAGTTGAAGGTAATATTGTACGAACTATAGTGTAAGTTGACATGCATAATGTATTACTTCTTAATCTTATGACCATTTTTTAACCCTATAAGATTGTTTAAGTGTCATAGATGACACTCATGTACATGTAAAGGTCCCACGTTCAGATGTCCCTTATTTTTGCGGAATAAAAGATTTGCAGCTTgtgattttgatattaaattcaCATATTTAGGAGTGTTGATCATGTCATTAGACAAGAAGTAAGTACAAGACATCCGACAATGTATCCAAAGACAAAGTTACTATTGATTTGAATGATGACATGGAATACATATTAGAGTATTAGGAAATAACACAAATTTCCTATATTCAAATTTGTGGGGAACAACAATAAATGCAAAATAATTACACACAATATTGACAATGGAATTCAACCAATTATGCCTATGTTTTCGAGTTTTTGTAAACCTTTtatttgaaagagaaaattataaaatagatgTTTACAAAACACAACTCACAACCCAAATAAACCtagaaaaatagaatattattcttcattttctctatcttacctctcttttgttttatattgGAATGAGTAATAAACTTTATGCACAAGTATTTATACATAATGAAATGAATATAATCTGCACATCttattatctatatttatgTAGTATTCTCAATTAACTGAGTTTtaatttctctctctaaaaacaACATGCTTTTCTATCAAAACTATTTTGTTGACTAATTCCAAGAATCTCACACTTGAAGACTAACTTCAATTTGTATGTTATTTTAGCAGTCAATTGAAATTGAGCATAACTTCAATTTGTTAATGGTTACTACCTTTATTGACAATTACTACCTTTGTCAACATATTTATTGGATTCTTATTTCCTATAACTTTTATAACCATAAAAACCTCATCTTCAATCAAAAATTTGATGAAGTGATAACGAAGACTAACATGTTTTGTTCTAGAATGAGATATTGAATTCTTTGTCAAATGATTGCTCATCAATATACAAAACACTATTCTAGATAAATCTCAACTCTATTAACAAACATTGAAGCTATATTAATTCTTTATTGGCTTTTGTTACTACTATATGCTTAACCTTTATCCGGGataaagtaaaaatcttttgtATTTATGACATCCAACTAATAGTTGTTATACTAACTCTCAAAATGTAACTAATGATACTTCTTTGATGATCAACTTCATCTCCAAAGTATGCATCTATGTAGCCTTGTACTTTTAATTCTTCCTTACTAAAGTACAAACAATTTTTTGGTGTCTCTAGATTCCTTAAAATCCATTTGACTACTTCCTAAAGAGTTTTACCAAGATTTCACGTAAACATGCTAacaaatttataacatatttgtTAATGTGATCAAATTAATGCTACTTTACCATAGCAACCTCAGGACTTCTAAGTCAGTAGTTAACAAATTAGTTAGTAAAAAATCAATCATAAGTCGTCTCTCAATGAACATTAAATTCATtcctaataaattatttcttataaaaGCTATACAAAAAggttaataaagtaaaataaaattaatataagaagataaagataaccaaaataaataaaatattaattaagaaaataataaatgaaagcaagaaataaaatgataaaaagagaaaaaaaaaagaaaataagttgattttagtgctttttttaaaataggatTCATTATtggttatttaaattatctttcaattaattattgtattagatttttaaattaattattgtaaattctcaattaatttgtttacaATCTCATTATTAATCAAAGtatattatcaattaaaaataaaaagtttgcaTATTAAACATagtaaatttaatcaaagtagattctcaattaaatattattattaattaaagtacattatgaatttgttcaaaattgatttctaagaagataaagataaatataaaataaaataaatataagaagataaagataaataaaatacataaaatattaattaagaaaataataaatgaaagcatgaaataaaattagaaaaagataaaaagagacaaaatataagaaagaaaataggttgatttTACTGCCTTTTCAAAATAGGATTTATCATTAGTtatctaaatattattgttcaattaattattgtctaaatattatttttcaattaattattatgttagactttcaaattaattaatttaaattctcaattaatttgttgacGTTCTCACTATTATTCAAAATATgttctcaattaaaaaaaaactttgtagattaatcatagtaaatttaaccaaattacattcttaattaaatattattatgcttaatcatgtttattcttttacctcttatattaactaaaaagttaattaaccaaagtacattattgattaattcttgttaaagttttcatctttaatcaaagtatattatcaatcattaataaaaactcttcaatcacatgaaagtttctaaatttaattaaaatagtttttcaattaaaattaaaaacttttggattcatatgattgatatgttattatatttaacaCCATGTAAACTTTGTTACAATGTAAAAATTGACGTTTACTTGATTAAGAATCAAAagacatagataaaaaaaatcacaattataATCAAATGAACAAAtcaattattacatttatagataaaaaaaatcacaattataATCAAAAGAACAAATCAATTATTACATTCTAACATCAGAATCCATTAAGAATTTATATGAGAATCAATCCCAAAAGTTTAGTCATCcattgaatttataaataatataaaaataaaaaaataaagggtGGAGAACATGAAAGATGAGACCAAAGACGAAATTAGGCCACtcaaagggtttataagctcCCTTAACATGTTTATTCAAGTatctttatatagaaattgaaTTGGATTTTGTTTCGGCTTTTCTGTTGTTGTAATATTCTTTTAGATAATGTAATCTCCTCTaatttatcttctaaataatccaatatcttcaatatatatattttattatccttgagatctaaaaatatttaagattttcgctagattaaaaaaaaattgacaaatattatgtttttatatttactcatatagttaaataagttaattattttaaaatatttaataaactatctaaagatatattttctccaaattatcttttatcatacACATGTATCAATTATTGTAGCCATTTTTGTAGAAAAAACAGTAAAGTCCAATTTTTGTTGCTTGTTCCCTCTTTTTTGGCTTAGCCAAATTTCTTGACTTTTCCATCACTTTATTGTCTTCTTCATGTAATGTTTGACTTAGATTTTGTGGTTTTGATTTTTTCAtattcttggatttatctttaaagtgtcatgaaattttaatcaatttattttggACACCTCCATGAGCTCAACTTAATTGCAGTTACACTAATATAcctcaaaatattaaaaaaaaattatgcaactaaaaaattgtttttaacatgtttttctatctcatgctcaataaatctaattataaaaaatcataattaaaacaatCTTTTAAAGCATGAGAAACAATTAAGAATCCAAAATTAAAGGCTAAATAaaggcataaatatgcactaaTCACAAATCTCACTACATAGCTAATGTCTGGCCTTATATAGACCATCACATATATCAAACTTCCAATAGTTGAAGCATATGGAACCTTAGCCATGATTTCTATTTCTTCATCTATATGAGGTAATTGAACATTGGATAGACGAAAATGACTAGCCAATGGTGTTCTAACTAACTTGATATCTTCCATGTTAAATCTATGTAAAACATGGTTGATGTACTATTCTTGAGATAGTCATTGAACcctttgaaatattttaataatctttatGAAAAACTATTGTATAGCCTTCTACCGCCAATTGACTTAATGAGGTTAAGTTCCTTTTAAGATagaaatatgaataatattatttgattcaCATATTGATCCATTTAACTTAATCTTAAATGCACATTTACCAATAATCTTATAAGATTGTTCATTTTTAAGGCAAACTTTACCATGAATTTTAAGGAcataattctaaaataattctCTCTTTGATGTGGCATGAAAGGATGTTCCAAAGTCTAACATCAAAGACTCTTCCTTATTCTCTAAAAAACATATCAATGCATCATCTCCTCCCTCTTCACTTTCAACAAATTTCAACTTATTACCTGTAAGGACCTCATTTTCTTAGTGGTGGGGACACCCACTTCTTGCATGATTGGAGTGGAATTATTGGGGGAAGGGAGAAAAGGAGAGGTGTGCATTTACGGGGGAGGGCTTGGCAAAAGAAGGCTCTCATTTTTGGCATGGAGGAGAGCATCCAGAGGAAAGGAAcccttccttccttccatttTCAACCGTCCAAAGAGCACCCAAGGTAAGTTATACCAACGTTAGAAGAGCTGAGAGGAGGATCTGGGTTGGGCTTCTTGTGAGAGTGAAGTTGTTGCATCAAGATCTGGGAGAAGAAGTGGAGAACTGTTGGAAGTTGCAAGGAGATCATGATCTGCACGTCTGGGGGAAGATAGATCCTAAATTTTACAagggaagtcttcaagaggtaatgagagtttgatttatttctttgatttttgaGATATGTTGTGGTTGCTGCAAATCTGGGTAAAAATTTGGGAAGAAGGAGATGAAGATaggggtttctgggttttctcTGCATTCTgggcgattctgcagaattctgcataatgcacgttcgtccaattttggtgagtcaaaattggacgttcgtccaattggtgctcgaccaaatagtggtcggccaaagtatatgagcgttcggttttggtgttTCAAggtaacgaacgttcgttagtACTATAttagacgctcgtccaaatcgTATTCAAATAGTGAATTTATGACTTTAGGCGTTCGTCCTGAACTTAGTATTCTAGTGAAGTAATCTCCGGCGTTCGGTTTTGTTAGATTAAtgatagtgagcgttcggttttgggtataagtgagcgttcggtttttgggtataaatgagcgttcggtttttgggtataagtgagcgttcggtgtTTGGATATaactgagcgttcggtttttgggtataagtgagcgttcggttttggctATTAGTGATTGTAGACGTTCGTCCTTCAATTGATATCATGAGGAATAAtctttagcgttcggtcttcgtGTATTACAGATTgtaagcgttcggccttaagttagcattcttaggtttgaatcctGAACGTTCGATTTTGATGTATTAGCATGCATTTGGTCTTAAATTGATATTCGTGAATTtagatcttgagcgttcggtattgaCGAATTAGTGATTATGATCGTTCGTCCATAATTTGGATTCTCGGATTTggatgttgagcgttcggttttgggtatTAGTGATTACGAGCGTTCTACCGTACTTTGATATTCTAGGTTGGAATCTTGAATGTTCGGTCTTGATATCTGTTAGTGACTGTTAGCGCTCGATCTTGATAACGTTTTCAGTTAGTGATCGTCCATAGTGAGCGTTCGATCTTGGTGATGTTTTATGGTTAGCGATCGTTCATATGGAACGGTCGTTGTCGAGGACGTTTGTCCTCAGGTGGTACCAGTCATAGGTAGCGT
This window of the Vigna angularis cultivar LongXiaoDou No.4 chromosome 7, ASM1680809v1, whole genome shotgun sequence genome carries:
- the LOC108338671 gene encoding aspartate--tRNA ligase 2, cytoplasmic; translation: MSSSESQDPAVAASEAQISKKAAKKEAAKQDKLRRRQEIAAASAATANLSVDEADPLAANYGDVPLVELQSKTPTDVGEWTRVEALGAALENKTVLIRGRAQTIRPVGKKMAFLVIREHGYTVQCLVQAQPDTVSPQMVKFAAALNRESIVDVEGLVSIPAAPIKGATQQVEIQVRKLYCISRAVPTLPINLEDAARSEVEIEKAVQAGEQLVRVNQDTRLNFRVLDVRTPANQGIFRVQSHVANAFRQFLLSEGFCEIHTPKLIAGSSEGGASVFRLDYKGQPACLAQSPQLHKQMSICGDFGRVFEIGPVFRAEDSYTHRHLCEFTGLDVEMEIKKHYFEVMDVVDRLFVAMFDSLNQHCKKDLEAVGSQYPFEPLKYLRNTLRLTYEEGIQMLKDVGVEIEPFGDLNTEAERKLGQLVLEKYGTEFYILHRYPLAVRPFYTMPCYDNPSYSNSFDVFIRGEEIISGAQRVHVPEFLEQRAAACGIDVKTISTYIDSFRYGAPPHGGFGVGLERVVMLFCGLNNIRKTSLFPRDPLRIAP